From one Peredibacter starrii genomic stretch:
- a CDS encoding beta strand repeat-containing protein, translating to MPLFWILLLLISFPALSFRSNVGFWKATPIEACTFGPNIQVSGTSANVASIVTDGSTTFIGGTFTSVNGVPRNRIAAFDNNWNLLPFNPNLNSDVKSMKISGSTLFIAGGVTNIGDHVNSRGAEMTVGGLLNKTFPTVDGSVDAVISDGSGGWFIGGNFSNVGGVSRTRLARINSDGTLHSFNPAPDGKVVSLKLDGTTLYVGGDFNNIAGVARGRIASFDISTDTITSFNPRMNSTVSSLLVNGTTLYVGGYFNNIGSFISTNAAISTSAGIVNPSSPVFNTSPSVIIPDGVGGWYVGGGFTTVNSVTRNRLARINADGTLHSFAASVDGPVNTMLLDGTTLYIGGQFTTVAGSSRNKVAAIDTSTGTVTSFIANASGTQLNALAKSGNTLYIGGVFTAINGINRQNFAAIDVTTSTLTTFNPSVPGIVNEFLLDGTNLYVGGAFSTMAGTARSNIGLFDLSTNTLNSTFKPVITGLVSDMVLNAGSLYVAGSFSNIDASSRSHLASLNATTGAVNSFAPVIDEQIFDLYLEGTTLYVGGQFTTIDNQPRARVAAFEISTGNLTSFNPGLNSSTNAIAVSAGNIMIGGNFAVVGGTSRLNLAALNKNDGTVLSFNPNPSSAVYTTHLEGSTLYFGGAFLKFNGASLRYLAAANAVTGADTGFVSQANNVVRSILKVGTTLYVAGLFTSMKSVTRNKVAAFNLSTEAILPFDPNVGTTGEIVYSLASDGASLFIGGELTSVAGVERNKFASVNLTTGALNTLTAEANDNILSMAYDGKLYIGGTFTSIGGIYRGHVAAFDIPSGNLTNFHPNADDVVWTIDASGGLVYLGGGFSNVGGTARSRLAAVDATTGALDSFNAGTINSTKLQVLTVSGNNLFIGGDFTTVNSTSRSRVAAFDITTKTLTGFNPNVTGGTGGIVSDLHAYGTTLFIGGNFTNVGGTARGNLAQVDIGTSTLTALNSSTVGNVSEIFIHNDTLYIGGSMTTLMGSARPNFGMIDLLTNTLKPQPVTPGGFIGSIASVGTSIAVGGQFTAFNGNPSRVRLAAFTCP from the coding sequence GTGCCTTTGTTTTGGATTTTATTATTACTCATTTCATTTCCAGCTCTGAGTTTCAGATCCAATGTTGGTTTTTGGAAAGCGACACCCATTGAGGCCTGTACTTTTGGACCTAACATCCAAGTAAGCGGAACATCGGCAAACGTTGCATCGATCGTAACTGATGGTAGCACTACCTTTATTGGGGGAACTTTCACGAGCGTGAATGGTGTCCCTCGAAATAGAATTGCAGCTTTTGATAACAACTGGAACCTCCTCCCTTTTAATCCAAATCTTAATAGTGATGTAAAGAGTATGAAAATCTCTGGATCAACTCTCTTTATCGCCGGGGGTGTAACCAACATCGGCGATCACGTGAATTCACGTGGAGCCGAGATGACCGTAGGCGGATTACTCAACAAAACCTTCCCTACTGTTGATGGTTCCGTAGATGCTGTAATTTCGGACGGCTCTGGTGGTTGGTTTATCGGTGGAAATTTTTCTAACGTAGGTGGAGTGTCCAGAACAAGACTCGCGAGGATTAATTCAGACGGAACCCTTCATTCCTTCAACCCGGCCCCAGATGGGAAAGTGGTATCATTAAAACTTGATGGCACTACACTCTATGTGGGGGGGGACTTTAACAACATTGCAGGTGTGGCAAGAGGAAGGATTGCAAGTTTTGACATCTCAACAGATACGATCACTTCTTTCAATCCCAGAATGAATAGTACAGTTTCATCATTACTCGTAAATGGAACAACTCTCTACGTGGGTGGTTATTTTAATAATATTGGGTCATTCATTTCAACCAATGCGGCAATTTCAACTAGCGCAGGAATTGTGAATCCATCTTCACCTGTCTTTAACACTTCCCCATCTGTCATCATTCCGGATGGTGTCGGAGGTTGGTATGTGGGAGGAGGTTTTACAACCGTAAATTCAGTTACTCGTAACCGCCTGGCCCGGATCAACGCCGACGGTACACTTCACAGTTTTGCTGCAAGTGTAGATGGTCCAGTGAATACGATGCTTCTTGATGGAACAACTTTATATATTGGTGGGCAGTTTACAACAGTCGCTGGATCCTCAAGAAATAAGGTCGCAGCGATCGATACGAGTACGGGAACAGTTACGAGTTTCATTGCAAATGCAAGCGGGACGCAGTTGAACGCATTGGCAAAATCTGGCAATACTCTCTATATCGGAGGAGTTTTCACAGCAATCAATGGAATAAACAGGCAAAACTTTGCAGCGATTGATGTCACAACCAGTACTTTAACGACTTTCAATCCGAGTGTACCAGGAATAGTTAACGAATTCCTTTTGGATGGCACTAATCTCTACGTGGGAGGTGCCTTTTCGACAATGGCCGGCACCGCCAGAAGTAATATAGGACTTTTTGATCTTTCCACTAATACCCTAAACTCAACTTTCAAACCGGTAATCACCGGATTAGTAAGTGATATGGTGTTGAACGCCGGCTCACTCTACGTTGCCGGGAGTTTTTCAAATATCGATGCAAGCAGCAGAAGTCATCTGGCCTCACTAAATGCGACAACCGGTGCAGTCAACTCCTTTGCCCCCGTTATCGATGAACAAATTTTTGATCTGTATTTAGAAGGAACTACCTTATACGTTGGAGGACAATTTACTACGATAGATAATCAGCCAAGAGCGAGAGTTGCAGCCTTCGAAATTTCAACCGGAAACCTCACAAGTTTTAATCCTGGGCTTAACAGCAGCACAAATGCAATCGCAGTCAGTGCTGGTAATATCATGATAGGTGGAAACTTCGCAGTCGTAGGAGGAACATCAAGGCTTAATCTCGCCGCTTTAAACAAAAATGACGGAACTGTTTTAAGCTTTAACCCTAATCCTAGTAGTGCAGTCTACACCACTCACCTTGAGGGATCGACCTTATATTTTGGCGGAGCGTTTTTAAAATTTAATGGTGCAAGTCTGAGATACCTTGCTGCGGCTAATGCGGTCACGGGGGCCGATACTGGATTTGTTTCACAGGCCAATAATGTGGTTCGCTCTATTCTAAAAGTCGGAACGACTCTTTACGTTGCAGGATTATTTACTTCAATGAAAAGTGTGACTCGTAATAAAGTGGCAGCTTTCAATCTATCAACAGAGGCCATCCTTCCTTTTGATCCAAACGTTGGTACTACTGGTGAAATTGTCTATTCCCTGGCCTCTGATGGAGCAAGTCTCTTTATCGGGGGTGAACTTACCAGTGTTGCAGGTGTAGAAAGAAATAAATTCGCTTCAGTGAATTTAACCACTGGGGCACTAAATACTCTCACAGCTGAAGCGAATGATAATATTCTGAGCATGGCGTATGATGGAAAGTTATATATTGGAGGCACATTCACATCTATTGGTGGAATTTACCGAGGACATGTCGCAGCTTTCGATATTCCTTCAGGTAATCTCACCAATTTCCATCCAAATGCTGATGACGTAGTCTGGACCATTGATGCCAGTGGTGGTCTGGTTTATCTTGGTGGCGGTTTTTCTAACGTCGGAGGAACAGCAAGATCAAGATTAGCCGCTGTAGACGCAACGACAGGTGCCCTAGATTCATTTAATGCCGGAACGATCAATTCAACAAAATTGCAAGTTCTGACAGTTTCAGGAAATAATCTCTTCATCGGTGGGGATTTTACGACAGTTAACAGTACATCCCGAAGTAGGGTTGCAGCCTTCGACATTACGACAAAAACTTTAACTGGTTTCAATCCTAACGTTACCGGAGGCACGGGAGGAATCGTTTCTGATCTTCACGCATATGGGACAACCTTGTTCATTGGAGGAAATTTTACGAACGTTGGAGGAACTGCCCGTGGGAACTTGGCCCAAGTAGATATCGGTACTTCGACTCTTACAGCATTAAATTCATCAACTGTGGGTAATGTTAGCGAGATTTTCATTCACAATGACACACTCTACATTGGTGGCTCGATGACTACCTTAATGGGAAGTGCACGACCAAATTTTGGGATGATAGATTTGCTAACCAACACCTTGAAACCTCAACCAGTGACTCCCGGCGGATTTATAGGGTCGATTGCGTCCGTGGGGACTTCTATCGCTGTTGGTGGTCAATTTACGGCCTTCAATGGCAACCCCAGTCGCGTTCGTTTAGCGGCATTCACCTGCCCTTAA
- a CDS encoding phosphatase domain-containing protein — MKKILVLSALLSFNAFAGIQIISDLDDTIKITNSGDLVESVGYATARKEVYAGIPEFLAGTRSYVNGLTVVSSSPEILKGKVVSLMEKHQIQHNDVILNSNFNRPDHMEYKTGAIKKVIDSTTDQFILMGDDVGDDPEIYDNIIKEYPDRILASYIHIVKNRAVPASAVKYFTTYELALKEYNAGRLEEKVVRDVALKVLSDDDDFESVFPEFAYCPTQISEFGPLNDPKFNEENILVVGALIWGCRYDRIDD; from the coding sequence ATGAAAAAGATCTTAGTTCTCTCTGCGCTTCTTTCTTTTAATGCCTTCGCTGGAATTCAGATCATTAGTGATTTAGATGACACGATCAAAATCACGAACTCCGGTGACTTGGTTGAATCAGTGGGATATGCGACTGCCAGAAAAGAGGTCTATGCCGGAATTCCTGAGTTTCTTGCAGGAACGAGAAGTTATGTGAATGGTCTTACAGTTGTTTCTTCTTCTCCAGAAATTCTTAAAGGCAAAGTTGTGTCTTTGATGGAGAAACATCAGATTCAACACAACGACGTTATTCTCAATAGTAACTTTAATCGTCCTGATCACATGGAATATAAAACCGGTGCTATTAAAAAGGTGATTGATTCAACTACAGATCAATTTATCCTGATGGGGGATGATGTGGGAGATGATCCTGAGATCTACGATAACATTATCAAAGAATATCCTGATCGCATTCTTGCAAGCTATATTCATATTGTTAAAAATAGAGCTGTCCCGGCTTCAGCAGTGAAGTACTTCACAACTTATGAGCTCGCTCTGAAAGAGTACAATGCCGGAAGACTCGAAGAGAAAGTTGTAAGAGATGTTGCTCTGAAAGTTCTTAGTGATGATGACGATTTTGAATCTGTGTTTCCAGAGTTTGCATATTGCCCAACTCAAATTTCGGAGTTCGGTCCACTTAATGATCCAAAGTTTAATGAAGAGAATATCTTAGTCGTTGGAGCACTCATTTGGGGCTGTCGATACGATAGGATTGATGATTAA
- a CDS encoding tail fiber domain-containing protein → MKKHTIIYLISSVLLLTSCQDAGLLGGQISISIKDSKPEITQVKVQNNQLIVTGKNLENVSLAKVEGSTNHTFEIESKSSSQIVLNAKSALSFLVGQTFNLIVSNAQAAATFPISFDLQNGQVTAAKLHHMGASAGQVLQFNGTTWAPANAASSQVYAGTYNATTDSPNIVAAGGSVGTYYIVTTAGTQDLGTGAITFAVGDWVIFNGTSWEKVAIGGNTVSNFNGRTGAVVPLANDYSWSMLTKAAGKLTGSKLSEIADVDVTGIQDGDIIQWNAGGSKWEVTAVPAPTIAAGSISNTQLANSAVDSNKIVDGSIVNADISATAAIAQSKIQNLTTDLDNKEPLLPTGGTTAQYLRGNKTLATLDTSVVPENGNQYFTAARVLGVQLTGYSAGTAIPLAATDTIPQALGKLEAYIASISAVQSNYVLLNGTSTMGGDLQMGNHKITGLAAPAVNTDAATKKYVDDAVAGVSGSVSSQWTTNGTAIHYNTGRVGIGTTTPNNLLEVSTGATPPASDVSLISMSVQSDITDSALGATFNNGLKSYEIGVSDDTILDDSGSEPSGIGSAMSFKMTTVSETSGTGVAPFTSYVFRGPSASRDFWIYNGRIFPTGISVGYDRLTTIAPVNGAIFSGNVGIGVPAPSQRLAVDGTLGLKSTTANYVVLKAPAGLGSSLTFNFPTGYGSNNQVLTTDGSGNLSWTTPAGGGAPTGSAGGDLTGTYPNPTIAAGLDAAKIGGGSVSSTEFNYLDGVTSSIQTQLTGKEPTITAGTTAQYIRGNKSLGNFDTDVNAALLPLGFAASGAGDVGPLDSMQTALAKLQGQIDGHDTQIASATTWAKTGSDVYYTAGNVGIGLNNPAAKLHMRGAAAFESISADGSGPTFSFWKSRNYAATQDDDELGFINFYGHGGSGLLRSAYIVGRTDGTPTATSAPGSLSFYTTSAGDTDSTEKMVITHDGKVGIGNRWPGFALDINSSSSFQQRISHYSNNDYDGAAIMMVRGRGTYDTSTAVQNSNTIGGMYFRAWDGSNASTTTAAMEVMSTENHSATNKGSKIFFQTTPNGTNSRMERMVINHNGNVGIGVTNPSTKLEVSGEITATTVSATTMYANGLAVNGVNSMSGVMSIRNTAADGLSGAIFTDQAAAQKGFIGHINSGASGYPVNSITMMGAGVPVVLAVDSSAKVTVSGALVDIATNLNLASGKVLAINSTPICSAAGCTSSSDRRLKRDIHPLHDSLLKITQLKGVQYYYIDTQNFGEQHQVGVIAQDVEKVFPEVVKTDPKTGLKSVAYDHLVAPIIEAIKELHTKVMALVTASDKHSREIASIKEENKQLKSENALMKTYLCEKDPKASFCK, encoded by the coding sequence ATGAAAAAGCATACCATCATTTACTTAATATCCTCCGTGCTTCTACTTACTTCATGTCAGGACGCTGGATTATTAGGTGGTCAAATTTCAATTAGCATTAAAGATAGCAAGCCAGAAATCACACAAGTTAAAGTTCAGAATAATCAGCTCATTGTTACAGGAAAAAATTTAGAAAATGTTTCACTCGCAAAAGTAGAAGGAAGCACGAATCATACTTTCGAAATTGAATCTAAATCTTCGAGTCAAATTGTTCTTAATGCAAAAAGTGCTCTCAGCTTTTTAGTTGGACAAACTTTCAATCTAATTGTTTCAAATGCACAGGCGGCCGCGACCTTCCCTATTTCATTTGATCTTCAAAATGGACAAGTGACTGCAGCGAAACTTCATCATATGGGTGCGAGTGCGGGACAAGTTCTACAATTTAATGGAACGACTTGGGCGCCTGCAAATGCGGCAAGCTCTCAGGTTTATGCCGGAACATACAATGCAACAACTGATAGTCCAAACATTGTGGCCGCTGGCGGCTCAGTTGGTACTTACTACATCGTAACTACAGCTGGTACTCAAGATCTCGGTACCGGTGCAATTACCTTTGCTGTAGGTGATTGGGTAATTTTTAACGGAACGTCTTGGGAAAAAGTCGCCATTGGCGGTAATACTGTTTCGAACTTCAACGGACGTACAGGCGCAGTTGTTCCTCTTGCTAATGATTATTCATGGAGCATGCTTACAAAAGCCGCAGGTAAACTTACAGGTTCAAAACTTTCTGAAATTGCAGATGTTGATGTAACCGGAATTCAGGACGGTGACATTATTCAATGGAACGCAGGAGGATCGAAATGGGAAGTGACAGCAGTCCCCGCTCCAACGATCGCAGCTGGTTCCATCTCAAACACTCAACTTGCTAACAGTGCCGTTGATTCGAATAAAATTGTAGATGGATCAATCGTGAATGCTGATATTTCTGCGACTGCAGCTATTGCACAATCCAAAATTCAAAACCTCACAACTGACTTAGATAATAAAGAGCCACTTCTGCCGACTGGTGGTACTACTGCTCAATATCTTCGTGGTAATAAAACACTTGCGACTCTTGATACTTCTGTCGTGCCAGAAAACGGTAATCAATACTTCACGGCCGCTAGAGTATTAGGAGTGCAGCTCACTGGTTATTCTGCTGGCACGGCCATTCCTCTTGCCGCCACAGATACAATTCCGCAGGCACTGGGAAAACTAGAGGCCTACATTGCTTCGATCTCTGCAGTACAAAGTAATTATGTTCTTCTGAATGGAACAAGCACTATGGGTGGTGACCTTCAAATGGGTAACCACAAAATTACAGGTCTTGCTGCTCCGGCCGTTAATACAGATGCCGCAACTAAAAAATACGTTGATGATGCTGTTGCAGGTGTAAGTGGTAGCGTCTCATCACAATGGACAACCAACGGCACGGCCATTCATTACAATACCGGTCGCGTGGGAATTGGAACCACAACTCCAAACAATCTACTCGAAGTTAGCACAGGCGCAACACCACCTGCTTCTGATGTAAGTCTTATCTCAATGTCGGTCCAAAGTGATATTACTGATTCTGCTTTAGGTGCGACTTTCAACAATGGTCTTAAATCCTATGAAATCGGTGTAAGTGACGATACCATTTTAGATGATTCTGGCTCTGAACCGTCAGGTATCGGTTCCGCCATGTCATTTAAAATGACTACTGTATCTGAAACTAGTGGCACGGGTGTGGCCCCTTTTACAAGCTATGTTTTTAGAGGCCCAAGCGCTTCGAGAGATTTTTGGATTTATAATGGGCGCATTTTTCCAACAGGTATTTCTGTTGGATATGATCGCCTTACAACAATCGCCCCAGTAAACGGTGCCATTTTCAGCGGTAACGTGGGTATTGGTGTTCCAGCTCCTTCACAAAGATTAGCAGTTGATGGAACTCTGGGTTTAAAATCAACGACGGCAAACTACGTTGTACTAAAAGCACCTGCTGGTCTGGGTAGCTCTCTCACTTTTAATTTCCCTACTGGTTACGGCTCAAACAACCAAGTACTCACAACTGATGGTTCAGGAAATCTTTCTTGGACAACACCTGCCGGTGGTGGCGCTCCGACTGGTTCTGCCGGTGGTGACCTAACAGGTACATATCCTAATCCAACAATTGCGGCGGGGCTTGATGCTGCAAAAATTGGTGGAGGAAGTGTTTCCAGTACTGAGTTTAACTATCTTGATGGTGTGACTTCTTCAATTCAAACTCAATTAACTGGTAAAGAACCAACAATCACTGCAGGTACAACTGCGCAGTATATTCGTGGTAACAAATCTCTCGGAAACTTTGATACCGATGTGAATGCGGCACTTTTACCCCTGGGCTTTGCGGCCTCTGGGGCAGGTGACGTTGGTCCACTAGATTCAATGCAAACCGCTCTAGCGAAACTTCAAGGTCAAATTGATGGCCACGATACTCAGATAGCTTCAGCAACTACTTGGGCCAAAACTGGTTCAGACGTTTACTATACAGCTGGTAATGTTGGTATTGGTCTTAATAATCCGGCCGCTAAATTGCACATGCGCGGAGCCGCTGCTTTCGAAAGTATTTCCGCAGACGGTTCTGGACCAACATTCAGTTTCTGGAAGTCTCGAAACTATGCGGCCACTCAGGATGATGATGAACTTGGATTTATCAACTTCTATGGTCATGGTGGATCAGGACTACTGAGATCAGCTTATATTGTTGGCAGAACTGATGGAACTCCTACAGCAACTTCTGCTCCAGGTAGTCTCTCATTTTATACAACATCCGCTGGCGATACAGATTCGACTGAAAAAATGGTTATTACACATGATGGGAAAGTAGGAATTGGCAATCGTTGGCCAGGATTTGCACTGGACATTAACAGCTCGTCGTCATTCCAACAAAGAATCTCGCATTATTCAAATAACGACTACGATGGTGCGGCCATCATGATGGTGCGTGGACGTGGAACATACGATACCTCAACCGCTGTTCAAAACTCTAACACCATTGGTGGAATGTACTTCAGAGCTTGGGACGGAAGTAATGCCAGCACGACAACTGCTGCGATGGAAGTGATGTCGACTGAAAATCATTCTGCTACCAACAAAGGTAGTAAGATTTTTTTCCAGACAACTCCTAATGGAACAAATTCTCGCATGGAAAGAATGGTTATCAATCACAACGGTAATGTGGGGATTGGTGTTACGAACCCTTCTACTAAGCTTGAGGTTTCAGGTGAGATCACTGCGACGACAGTTTCGGCGACTACGATGTACGCCAATGGATTGGCGGTCAATGGAGTCAATTCCATGAGTGGTGTAATGTCCATTCGTAACACGGCTGCAGATGGTCTATCAGGTGCTATCTTCACCGATCAAGCTGCTGCTCAAAAAGGGTTTATTGGCCACATCAATAGCGGTGCTTCAGGATATCCAGTCAACTCCATTACGATGATGGGAGCGGGAGTTCCGGTGGTCCTTGCCGTAGACTCAAGCGCAAAAGTCACAGTTAGTGGTGCATTGGTAGATATTGCTACCAATTTGAACCTGGCCTCAGGAAAAGTTTTAGCAATTAACAGCACTCCTATTTGTTCCGCTGCCGGTTGTACATCTTCATCAGATAGACGATTAAAGAGAGACATTCACCCACTCCACGATTCTCTGCTCAAAATCACTCAACTGAAAGGTGTTCAGTACTACTACATTGATACTCAAAATTTCGGAGAACAACATCAGGTGGGAGTGATCGCTCAGGATGTAGAAAAAGTATTTCCTGAAGTGGTTAAAACTGATCCTAAAACAGGTCTGAAGTCTGTGGCCTACGATCACTTAGTGGCACCAATTATCGAAGCAATCAAAGAGCTTCATACAAAAGTGATGGCGTTGGTGACAGCCTCAGACAAGCATTCTCGAGAAATTGCTTCTATCAAAGAAGAGAATAAGCAGCTTAAGTCTGAGAACGCCTTAATGAAAACATACCTTTGCGAGAAAGACCCTAAGGCGAGCTTCTGTAAGTAA